A region of Candidatus Hadarchaeales archaeon DNA encodes the following proteins:
- a CDS encoding transcription initiation factor IIB family protein: protein MICPSCGSAGIFYDRERGELICTSCGLVIYDRMPAEGSGKRWEEENITWVDQTRHDLGIGSEIGKTDNPSPAFRSQMRRLKYLHRISKVSNWKERGERDALIEIDNLCRSLSLPRSVKVEACVIYRKARSMKLTKGRDLRIVVPVVVLLACRRLKIPRSEKEIFKIAAQRHPFEKKLVQKIFRKFLFAFKKEMKIEDGVGVEDYLGRFLTQLNASGSTSEIAMKLFKKSGPRARARPPANLSAAIIYLAAKISGEKMSIRRISRITGVSVSSISSGAKFVEKLLQEQQ, encoded by the coding sequence TTGATATGTCCGTCGTGCGGAAGTGCAGGAATCTTTTATGATAGAGAACGTGGAGAGCTCATCTGTACTTCCTGCGGGTTGGTGATATACGACAGGATGCCGGCTGAAGGTTCTGGAAAAAGGTGGGAAGAGGAGAACATCACATGGGTAGATCAGACTAGACATGACTTGGGAATCGGGAGCGAGATTGGAAAAACCGATAATCCTTCTCCGGCCTTCCGCTCGCAGATGCGAAGACTCAAATATCTACACCGGATTTCTAAAGTTTCCAACTGGAAAGAGCGTGGGGAGAGGGATGCCCTGATCGAAATCGACAATCTCTGCAGAAGCCTCTCTCTTCCAAGAAGCGTGAAGGTTGAGGCATGTGTGATCTACAGGAAGGCGAGGAGCATGAAACTGACAAAGGGGAGAGATCTCAGAATCGTTGTTCCGGTTGTCGTTCTCCTCGCCTGCAGGCGGCTAAAGATTCCTAGAAGTGAAAAGGAAATTTTCAAGATTGCTGCCCAGAGGCACCCGTTCGAGAAGAAACTCGTGCAGAAGATCTTCCGCAAGTTTCTCTTCGCTTTCAAGAAGGAAATGAAAATAGAAGACGGAGTCGGAGTAGAAGATTATTTAGGGAGATTTCTCACACAACTGAATGCTTCCGGCAGCACGAGCGAAATTGCTATGAAACTTTTCAAGAAATCTGGACCTAGGGCAAGAGCCAGACCGCCGGCCAATCTTTCGGCTGCCATCATATATCTCGCTGCAAAGATTTCTGGAGAAAAAATGAGCATCCGCAGGATATCCAGAATCACTGGCGTTTCCGTGAGTAGCATCTCGTCCGGAGCAAAATTCGTTGAGAAGCTTCTCCAGGAACAACAATAG
- a CDS encoding DUF429 domain-containing protein, with protein MRVGGIDLSGSEKRPTGLAFLEGKRCLTATVFTDDEILEQCSRRKVSLIAIDAPLNFPKEGNLRLCDRILISRGLRVFPPTFGGMRKLTERGIRISSLLRSSGFNVIEVHPRTSGIVIFGTPDREKWLMRLKKAGFKISPSSDHEIDAILSALTAYLHFRGFTETVSGDGAIVVPGEASQRILLRTRCYSRKRQ; from the coding sequence GTGCGGGTTGGGGGAATAGACCTCTCGGGAAGTGAGAAGAGACCGACAGGACTGGCATTCCTTGAGGGTAAAAGATGTTTAACGGCAACGGTTTTCACGGACGATGAGATTCTCGAGCAGTGCTCAAGGCGAAAGGTTTCTCTCATCGCCATAGATGCACCTCTCAACTTTCCCAAGGAAGGCAATCTCAGGCTTTGCGATCGCATTTTGATCTCGCGAGGTCTACGCGTCTTTCCGCCGACTTTCGGTGGAATGCGTAAGCTGACCGAAAGGGGCATAAGGATTTCCTCCCTCCTTCGTTCCTCGGGCTTTAACGTCATCGAGGTTCATCCGAGAACTTCCGGGATCGTGATTTTCGGCACTCCGGATAGAGAAAAATGGTTGATGAGACTCAAAAAAGCTGGTTTCAAAATCTCACCGAGTTCTGATCACGAGATCGATGCTATACTTTCCGCTCTCACAGCTTACCTCCACTTCAGAGGTTTCACAGAGACCGTCAGCGGTGATGGGGCTATTGTTGTTCCTGGAGAAGCTTCTCAACGAATTTTGCTCCGGACGAGATGCTACTCACGGAAACGCCAGTGA
- a CDS encoding phosphate ABC transporter substrate-binding protein has translation MKVTTVVVASVALGIVLVTVFLVGIRTNEVGENGSNIQPRSINIAGSTTVLPITQLAAERWMNAHPYDTINVSGGGSGVGITSLIEGRCDIATSSRRAKNIENERAGGRLVEHKIALDALAVIVHPSNPVNSLTLEQIKKIYTGEIRNWSEVGGPNLTIAVYTRETTSGTYESFHELVMRGENMSSSVLTTMSSGEMRQIVSTNPNAIGYVGISYISGVKALAVNGVLPTKQNILNGTYPISRALYMYTIGEPSGLAKEFIEFVKGPEGQRIVEEKGFVSLT, from the coding sequence ATGAAAGTTACGACAGTAGTTGTGGCCTCGGTGGCCCTGGGTATTGTGCTGGTTACGGTCTTTCTAGTAGGCATAAGAACGAACGAAGTAGGCGAAAATGGTTCAAACATTCAACCAAGATCGATAAACATCGCTGGCTCCACCACCGTTTTACCGATAACACAGCTTGCTGCGGAAAGATGGATGAACGCTCACCCGTACGACACTATTAATGTTTCGGGTGGCGGCTCCGGTGTCGGCATAACATCCCTAATAGAGGGTAGATGCGATATAGCCACGTCTTCAAGACGCGCAAAGAACATAGAAAATGAGAGAGCTGGAGGACGACTGGTCGAGCATAAAATCGCGCTAGACGCCCTAGCGGTGATAGTCCATCCGAGCAATCCTGTGAACAGCCTGACCTTGGAGCAGATAAAGAAGATATACACTGGAGAAATAAGGAATTGGTCGGAAGTAGGTGGACCGAATCTTACGATCGCTGTGTATACCAGAGAAACTACCTCCGGAACGTACGAATCATTCCATGAACTGGTGATGAGAGGAGAGAACATGTCCTCTTCTGTACTAACAACAATGTCGAGCGGAGAAATGCGACAAATTGTTTCAACAAACCCAAATGCAATTGGTTATGTCGGCATCAGTTATATCAGCGGTGTTAAAGCACTTGCAGTAAACGGAGTTCTTCCAACAAAACAAAACATCTTAAATGGAACGTATCCGATTTCGAGAGCTCTTTACATGTACACTATTGGAGAGCCATCTGGGCTCGCTAAAGAGTTCATAGAGTTCGTCAAGGGGCCGGAGGGGCAGAGAATTGTTGAGGAGAAGGGATTCGTGTCGCTCACGTGA
- the pstB gene encoding phosphate ABC transporter ATP-binding protein PstB: MKDKIKIKNLNVWFGEDWILKNINMRIPENKITAIIGPSGCGKTTLLKTINRLVEMFDSVKVSGDILLDGKSIYSPKMDLSELRQKIGIVFQKPNPFPKSIFENVSYGLKINGGLSGKEIHERVEEVLKKVGLWDEVKNKLDSPALALSGGQQQRLCIARALAVEPEVLLMDEPCSALDPISTWKIENLIYDLKKNYTIVIVTHNIQQAARISDYVAFLYLGKLVEFGTSRRIFKNARNPRTRFYIKGKFG, from the coding sequence ATGAAAGACAAAATAAAGATAAAAAATCTGAACGTCTGGTTCGGTGAGGACTGGATATTAAAAAACATAAACATGAGAATCCCGGAGAATAAAATCACGGCTATTATCGGCCCATCCGGATGCGGCAAGACCACGCTTCTGAAAACGATCAATCGATTGGTCGAGATGTTTGACAGCGTGAAAGTAAGCGGAGACATCTTGCTAGATGGCAAATCAATCTACTCTCCGAAGATGGACCTCAGCGAATTGAGACAAAAAATAGGAATAGTATTCCAAAAACCCAATCCGTTTCCGAAATCGATTTTCGAAAATGTATCCTACGGATTAAAAATCAACGGCGGCCTTAGCGGGAAAGAAATCCATGAAAGAGTAGAAGAAGTTCTAAAAAAGGTCGGTTTGTGGGATGAAGTAAAGAACAAACTTGACTCTCCTGCCTTGGCGCTTTCAGGCGGGCAACAACAGAGACTCTGCATAGCCAGAGCTCTCGCCGTTGAGCCCGAGGTTCTTCTCATGGACGAACCGTGCTCCGCACTCGATCCCATCTCCACGTGGAAAATCGAGAATTTAATCTACGATTTGAAAAAGAATTATACGATTGTGATAGTTACGCATAACATACAGCAGGCGGCAAGAATTTCAGATTATGTAGCATTTCTTTACCTCGGTAAACTTGTAGAATTCGGAACCAGTCGACGAATATTCAAAAATGCTCGAAATCCAAGAACCAGATTCTATATAAAAGGAAAGTTTGGGTAG
- a CDS encoding NAD(P)/FAD-dependent oxidoreductase: MLEYDIVVIGGGATGLSAAKTAAEHNQRVLLLEMRAAIGWQSHHVLCEKVPKEFKQSVTSKTRNLKIICSSKNIEIEGKFSVLDYSKLLRSMAVEATKAGVEIWTSAPVKDLLVDFGRVIGVKAAGGGWVEEIKSKVVIDASGSSGDWSGLFMKKFASHEWSGENLAFRCEYLMANANCEKAEIHLSSYSAPGGFGWIFPVEEGLASTGVLGLRIHPGTALDEFIGRVAHPCLKGASPIVSVKTSQPMSGPLTKLWEKGILAAGKSAGQIPPLAVNILRYEIECGRLAGDAASLAAAGDSEALSEYDAKWRKTLGEEIQKYSKLWRGLGTMQDKKVSRFLEIVCKNEDTLRDFVKILLAETPHVPLTNILSNSEISSILTH, from the coding sequence ATGTTAGAATACGATATAGTCGTTATAGGTGGAGGAGCAACTGGACTTTCGGCAGCCAAGACAGCTGCTGAGCATAACCAAAGAGTTCTTCTTCTCGAGATGCGAGCTGCGATTGGCTGGCAATCGCACCATGTGCTCTGCGAGAAAGTCCCAAAGGAATTCAAACAATCAGTCACCAGCAAGACGAGAAATCTTAAAATCATTTGTAGCTCGAAAAATATTGAAATTGAGGGGAAATTTTCTGTTCTCGATTATTCCAAACTCCTTCGTAGTATGGCAGTTGAGGCAACAAAAGCCGGGGTAGAAATCTGGACAAGCGCTCCGGTCAAAGATCTGCTAGTCGATTTTGGCAGGGTTATCGGCGTGAAAGCGGCTGGCGGCGGATGGGTCGAGGAAATCAAATCAAAAGTAGTGATAGATGCCTCAGGATCTTCGGGAGATTGGTCTGGTCTTTTTATGAAGAAATTTGCTAGTCACGAATGGTCAGGCGAGAACCTAGCTTTTCGCTGCGAATACTTAATGGCCAACGCTAACTGCGAAAAAGCTGAGATTCATTTATCCTCATATTCTGCTCCGGGAGGATTCGGCTGGATTTTCCCCGTTGAAGAGGGCTTAGCATCCACCGGTGTGCTCGGCCTGAGAATACATCCCGGAACAGCGCTGGATGAATTCATCGGAAGAGTTGCACATCCCTGTCTGAAAGGGGCATCGCCGATCGTTAGCGTTAAAACCTCTCAACCCATGTCTGGGCCGCTCACGAAGCTTTGGGAAAAAGGCATTTTGGCGGCGGGCAAGTCTGCAGGACAAATCCCACCGCTTGCGGTGAACATCCTAAGGTATGAAATCGAATGTGGGAGATTGGCTGGCGATGCTGCCAGTCTGGCGGCTGCGGGGGACTCAGAAGCTCTTTCAGAATATGACGCGAAGTGGAGAAAAACACTCGGTGAAGAGATACAGAAATACTCCAAGTTGTGGAGGGGGCTCGGAACCATGCAGGATAAAAAGGTTTCCAGATTCTTGGAGATTGTTTGCAAGAATGAGGACACTCTTAGAGATTTCGTCAAGATCCTGCTGGCCGAAACTCCACATGTCCCGCTGACGAATATCCTATCCAATAGCGAGATATCTTCAATTTTGACCCACTAG
- a CDS encoding tripartite tricarboxylate transporter permease, with product MESLAYLLWGMLGVLAGSCLSILPGLHPLNFAGLAVVIYIAYPFNPLAFSLFLIGMLVAYSVVGIITTTYMGSPDDSTFYMVFPNQKYLLYGRGEEACLLSGLGAIGAAILLVAISPAAPYLFQVFRRLTTPHFAWILIGVVVYLLMSEWPKDWGSRKKTRLGRLADGWSSLVAGIFVFFLSMILGFIVLNTPVMPPDRAFQNILPVFVGFFAMPWVLMNIFSNPKVPEQSKSTGIYAGWQEVAHGTMAGFLGGTFAAFQPVITAGVGGVLAGHATSTRGDTSFMVSGSAGRFAYYVGAFFLFWVPLLHLTRGGMAWVTSMVYQPRSSSDFWLLVATIAFTTLFAFILLVLLSRFVFSKMVTRISYRKISIVAMMIILAIVFIFAGATGLLLLVITTGLGLIPPMFRTRRLNLVLGFFFPIFLNMAGLGEQIACWLGGY from the coding sequence ATGGAAAGCTTAGCCTATCTCCTTTGGGGTATGCTTGGTGTTCTCGCCGGGAGCTGTTTGTCCATCCTGCCGGGACTGCATCCATTGAATTTTGCTGGACTAGCCGTCGTCATCTACATTGCGTATCCTTTCAATCCTCTAGCTTTTTCGCTCTTTCTCATAGGAATGCTGGTAGCCTACTCGGTTGTAGGCATAATAACAACAACATACATGGGTTCGCCAGACGACAGTACCTTCTATATGGTTTTCCCGAACCAGAAATATTTGCTATACGGTAGGGGAGAGGAAGCTTGCCTTCTTTCTGGGCTTGGTGCAATTGGGGCAGCAATCCTTCTCGTTGCCATCTCGCCAGCCGCACCATATTTATTCCAAGTCTTCCGTAGGTTAACCACACCACACTTCGCGTGGATACTCATTGGGGTTGTGGTTTATCTTTTGATGTCTGAATGGCCAAAAGATTGGGGGAGCAGAAAAAAGACGAGGCTCGGGAGATTAGCCGATGGTTGGTCTAGCCTCGTTGCCGGGATATTTGTCTTTTTCCTCTCGATGATATTGGGCTTCATCGTTCTCAACACGCCGGTGATGCCCCCTGACAGAGCCTTCCAGAACATCCTCCCGGTTTTCGTCGGATTTTTCGCAATGCCATGGGTTCTCATGAACATCTTCTCGAATCCCAAGGTGCCTGAGCAGTCAAAATCGACTGGGATATACGCGGGATGGCAGGAAGTTGCGCATGGGACAATGGCCGGTTTTCTCGGCGGAACCTTCGCAGCCTTCCAGCCCGTGATAACGGCTGGGGTTGGGGGAGTGTTAGCCGGGCATGCTACGTCAACAAGGGGGGACACTTCGTTTATGGTTTCCGGATCTGCTGGAAGATTCGCATACTACGTCGGTGCGTTCTTCCTCTTTTGGGTTCCGCTCCTCCACCTCACACGCGGAGGGATGGCGTGGGTCACAAGCATGGTCTATCAGCCAAGATCATCTTCGGATTTCTGGCTTCTCGTTGCAACAATTGCGTTCACCACCCTCTTCGCATTCATTCTGCTCGTCTTGCTTTCGCGGTTTGTCTTCTCAAAAATGGTCACAAGAATAAGCTACAGGAAGATTTCGATTGTGGCTATGATGATAATCCTTGCGATAGTTTTCATTTTCGCTGGAGCCACAGGTCTTTTACTTTTGGTGATCACAACTGGACTTGGGCTTATTCCGCCGATGTTTAGAACCAGAAGGTTGAACTTGGTTTTGGGTTTCTTCTTCCCGATTTTCCTCAACATGGCTGGCTTGGGTGAGCAGATAGCGTGCTGGCTTGGGGGATACTGA
- the pstC gene encoding phosphate ABC transporter permease subunit PstC, whose protein sequence is MLRRRDSCRSREKTRGRPFFFPSGITKRVFSGKTVTGLFATFSIFFVFLIFIFVFTQSIPVFTNIGVTNFILNHKWLPTAHPPSFGIAPMILGSLLVTSLALAVSVPLALFGAIYISEIASSKVRDLLKTTVEVLSAIPSVVYGFFGLVVLVPFIQRFFGLPTGQTALTAGLVLAFMILPTMLSIIEDSLRAVPNEYREASFALGATKWETIKNAVIPAASSGIVGGVLLGLGRAIGETIAVMMLSGGAAVIPTSIFSPVRTMPATIAIEMGEVSFGSLHYSALFGIGLVLFAITFAVNFIANWIISRKVRRVAR, encoded by the coding sequence TTGTTGAGGAGAAGGGATTCGTGTCGCTCACGTGAGAAAACCCGTGGGCGACCATTTTTTTTCCCTAGCGGGATAACCAAGCGTGTCTTTTCCGGAAAGACCGTCACAGGTCTTTTCGCTACTTTTTCCATATTTTTCGTCTTTCTGATCTTCATATTCGTTTTTACTCAATCGATTCCGGTATTCACGAATATCGGGGTCACAAATTTTATCTTAAACCATAAGTGGCTACCTACCGCTCATCCCCCCTCCTTTGGCATCGCGCCGATGATATTGGGTAGCCTTCTCGTAACTTCGCTTGCTTTGGCAGTATCTGTTCCCTTGGCGCTGTTCGGAGCAATATACATCTCGGAAATCGCCAGCTCAAAAGTAAGAGATCTCCTCAAAACCACGGTCGAAGTGCTTTCGGCGATCCCATCCGTTGTCTACGGATTTTTTGGACTTGTAGTACTCGTGCCTTTCATTCAGAGATTTTTCGGTTTACCGACTGGACAGACTGCGCTAACTGCTGGGCTCGTGTTGGCCTTTATGATTCTTCCGACTATGCTTAGCATAATCGAGGATTCTCTACGAGCAGTTCCGAACGAATACAGAGAAGCGTCATTTGCGCTCGGTGCGACCAAATGGGAAACAATAAAAAACGCTGTGATACCGGCAGCTTCATCTGGAATCGTTGGAGGGGTCCTGCTTGGACTGGGAAGAGCCATTGGTGAAACCATTGCAGTAATGATGTTAAGCGGAGGTGCGGCCGTAATCCCTACCTCTATATTTTCTCCGGTTAGAACTATGCCGGCAACAATTGCGATTGAGATGGGTGAAGTCTCGTTCGGATCTCTTCACTACAGTGCTCTATTTGGGATAGGACTGGTGCTTTTCGCAATAACCTTTGCTGTGAATTTCATTGCAAACTGGATAATTTCAAGAAAAGTTAGGAGGGTTGCCAGATGA
- the pstA gene encoding phosphate ABC transporter permease PstA, whose product MNSRKISQKIAFLIARLSITIVLGFIGLVVFFIATNGIGVLSWEFLTGFPREGMTRGGIFPAIVGTLLLVTLAVTISFPLGLMTAIYLVEYAKPGRIRETIINAIYNLNGIPSIIFGIFGMVFFVKFLGWGVSLISAAFTLSLMTLPTITISSMEALKSIPNEFREASLALGATKWQTIFRVVLPAALPGVITGTMLSIGRAAGETAPILFTGAVFYTRGLPNSIFAPVMALPYHLFVLNVEHPDVTAARPMAFGTALVLMMLVLTMYLGASIIRWHYGKKKMW is encoded by the coding sequence ATGAATTCGAGAAAAATTTCCCAAAAAATCGCGTTTCTGATAGCCCGTCTTTCGATAACGATCGTTTTGGGGTTCATAGGACTCGTGGTGTTTTTCATAGCGACAAACGGAATTGGAGTTTTGAGTTGGGAATTCCTAACCGGATTTCCGAGGGAGGGAATGACGAGGGGCGGCATTTTTCCGGCAATAGTCGGTACTCTTCTTCTAGTAACGCTCGCTGTCACCATCTCATTCCCGCTTGGTCTGATGACTGCAATTTACCTTGTAGAATACGCGAAACCAGGAAGAATTAGGGAAACTATTATCAACGCCATTTACAATCTGAATGGAATTCCTTCGATCATTTTCGGAATTTTTGGCATGGTCTTTTTCGTCAAGTTCTTGGGTTGGGGGGTCTCGCTCATATCGGCGGCCTTCACGCTAAGCCTTATGACTCTCCCAACTATAACGATAAGTTCAATGGAAGCCCTGAAGAGCATTCCAAATGAATTTAGAGAAGCGAGTCTTGCGCTTGGAGCAACCAAGTGGCAGACGATATTTAGAGTCGTGCTTCCGGCTGCGTTACCGGGCGTGATAACGGGCACTATGCTGAGTATAGGAAGAGCAGCGGGGGAGACTGCACCCATACTGTTTACGGGGGCCGTTTTTTATACAAGAGGACTACCGAACTCGATATTTGCACCTGTGATGGCTCTCCCCTATCATCTTTTTGTGCTTAACGTCGAACACCCCGATGTAACGGCTGCCAGACCAATGGCATTTGGAACAGCACTTGTTCTGATGATGCTCGTGCTTACGATGTACCTTGGAGCCTCGATCATAAGGTGGCACTATGGTAAAAAGAAGATGTGGTGA
- a CDS encoding phosphate uptake regulator PhoU, with translation MAERKEESRRIQLTGKSTYIVSLPKWWASEMKLKPGDIINMIVQDDSLLLTVRKSAVEHEREREATLKVLPDENPDKIIRKIVSLYLVGYNTIRIISEKERISNLQSELIKNFVRTKLIGTEVIMDLPTEIVVKVILSYPELSIRDAVRRMTLITKSMIEDSIEALNKKDHELARSVIVRDDDVDRFSMYIIRQLKSAVGDRRIMRDVGIESARDCLGYRLIVKSVERIADHASTISKNVIKLRGAIDHSVVEKLSEMKDLVVRAFEKTIESLFKEDPELSEEVIGMKELVVKSENQIDEMIMKKPARTDAIVISLIVESLRRMYEYSCDIAEVVLNLTLEKQQAV, from the coding sequence ATGGCAGAGAGAAAAGAGGAAAGCAGGAGAATCCAGTTAACCGGAAAGTCCACTTACATCGTTTCTCTTCCGAAGTGGTGGGCCTCTGAAATGAAACTCAAACCAGGGGATATCATTAACATGATCGTTCAAGATGATTCCCTGTTGCTGACTGTAAGAAAGTCAGCCGTGGAACACGAAAGAGAGAGAGAAGCCACCCTGAAGGTTTTACCCGATGAAAATCCAGACAAGATCATTAGAAAAATAGTTTCGCTCTATCTTGTTGGCTATAACACAATCAGGATAATATCTGAGAAGGAAAGGATATCAAATCTGCAGAGCGAATTAATAAAGAATTTTGTGAGAACCAAGCTAATCGGGACAGAGGTGATTATGGACCTCCCCACCGAGATAGTGGTTAAGGTGATACTCAGCTATCCGGAATTATCGATAAGAGACGCTGTTAGGAGGATGACGCTAATCACAAAGTCGATGATCGAAGACTCGATAGAAGCCTTGAACAAAAAAGACCACGAGCTGGCCAGAAGCGTGATAGTCAGAGATGATGATGTGGACAGATTTAGTATGTATATAATAAGGCAGCTGAAATCTGCCGTAGGAGATCGCAGAATAATGCGCGATGTTGGGATTGAAAGCGCGCGCGATTGTTTAGGATATCGACTGATCGTCAAAAGTGTGGAGAGAATTGCGGATCATGCTTCCACGATTTCCAAGAATGTGATTAAACTGCGAGGCGCAATCGATCATTCGGTTGTCGAGAAGCTTTCAGAAATGAAAGACCTAGTGGTGAGAGCATTTGAGAAAACAATCGAGTCACTTTTCAAAGAAGACCCAGAGTTATCCGAGGAGGTCATCGGGATGAAAGAGCTCGTCGTAAAATCCGAGAATCAAATAGACGAGATGATCATGAAAAAACCAGCGCGCACGGACGCGATAGTTATCAGCCTGATCGTCGAAAGTCTGCGTAGAATGTACGAGTACAGCTGTGACATAGCAGAAGTAGTCTTGAATTTAACGTTAGAGAAGCAACAGGCGGTCTGA